In Nicotiana tabacum cultivar K326 chromosome 17, ASM71507v2, whole genome shotgun sequence, one DNA window encodes the following:
- the LOC107830555 gene encoding proteasome subunit beta type-4, with protein MESAPAKCSLLSPEADIQRTQYPYVTGTSVIGIKYKDGVLLAADMGGSYGSTLRYKSVERLKSVGKHSLLGASGEISDFQEISRNLDELILYDNMWDDGNSLGPKEVHNYLTRMMYNRRNKFNPLWNSLVLGGVKNGQKYLGTVSMIGVHYEDNHVATGFGNHLAKPIIRDEWREDLSYEEGVKLLEKCMRVLLYRDRSAVNKLQIAKITEEGVTISQPYSLKTFWNFSAFQNPTAGAVGSW; from the exons ATGGAATCTGCACCGGCAAAGTGTAGTTTATTGAGCCCTGAAGCTGATATTCAGAGAACACA GTATCCATATGTGACGGGGACATCAGTTATCGGCATCAAGTACAAGGATGGTGTTCTGTTGGCTGCTGATATGGGAG GTTCCTATGGTTCAACGTTGCGTTACAAGAGTGTGGAGCGATTGAAGTCAGTGGGAAAGCACTCCCTTCTTGGCGCAAGTGGTGAAATTAGTGATTTTCAGGAGATATCGCGGAACCTTGACGAGCTTAT CTTGTATGACAACATGTGGGATGATGGAAACTCCTTGGGTCCCAAAGAAGTGCATAATTATCTAACTCGCATGATGTATAATCGAAGGAACAAGTTCAACCCACTATGGAATTCCCTTGTACTTGGTGGGGTGAAAAATGGGCAGAAGTATCTTGGAACG GTTAGTATGATTGGTGTCCATTACGAGGATAATCACGTGGCAACTGGATTTGGAAATCACCTCGCAAAGCCCATTATCCGTGATGAATGGCGCGAAGACTTGAGCTATGAAGAAGGTGTTAAGTTATTGGAGAAATGTATGCGTGTTCTTCTGTATAGGGATAGATCTGCAGTCAACAAGCTTCAG ATTGCAAAAATCACGGAAGAGGGAGTGACAATTTCTCAGCCATACTCATTAAAGACTTTCTGGAATTTCTCTGCTTTCCAGAATCCAACTGCTGGTGCGGTGGGATCATGGTAA